CCACACCGGCCGCTGGGTGCGCCTGCCGCTCCCCCCTGATGCCCTCTTCTACACCCGCGCCGGCGTCCTCCAAAACGCCCGCCATTTCCACGAGAAAACCCGCAGCATCGCAAACTTCGCCACCAGCGACATCTCCTTCGGCCGCCAGCTCTGAGGCCCCGCCCGCCCCGCGCTGCGCCCGGCCCGCTCCTTCACCACTGCATCGCCCGGAACCGCCGCGCCGCCTCCTCGGCATTCGCGCGGCTGTTGAACGAGGAAACCCGAAAATACCCCTCCCCCTGCGCGCCAAAACCGCTCCCCGGCGTCACCACCACCTGAATCTGCTGCAGCAGCGCATCAAACGCCTGCCAGCTCGTCCAGCCCGGCGGCGCCTTCACCCACAAATACGGCGCATTCTGCCCGCCGTACACCGTCAACCCCCCCGCCTGCAGCCCCTCGCGCAGCAGCCGCGCATTGCCCATGTAATGCTCAATCAACTGCCGCACCTGCGCCTGCCCCTCCGGCGTGTACAGCGCCTCGGCGGCGCGTTGCACCATGTAACTGACCCCGTTGAACTTGGTGGCCATGCGCCGGTTCCACAACGGATGCAGCGGCCGCCGCTGGCCCTGGTCATCCATCGCCAGCAACGTCTTCGGCACCACCGTGTACGCGCACCGCACCCCGGTGAAACCCCCGTTCTTCGAAAAACTGCGAAACTCAATCGCGCACTCCCGCGCCCCGGGAATCTCATAGATCGAATGCGGCAGCCCCGCATCCCCAATGTACGCCTCGTACGCCGCGTCAAACAAAATCAACGACCCATGCCGCAGCGCGTACTCCACCCACGCCTGCAACTGCCCCCGCGTCGCCACCGCCCCCGTCGGGTTGTTGGGCGAACACAAATAAATCACATCCACCGGCTCCCGCGGCGGCTCCGGCACAAAGCCATTCGCCGGCGTGCACGGCAGATACCGCAACCCCGCGTAGGCCCCCGTCTCATCCGCCGGCCCCGTGTGCCCCGCCATCACGTTGGTGTCCACATACACCGGATACACCGGATCCGGTATCGCCACCGTGTTCTGATGCCCCAAAATGTCCAGAATGTTCCCGCAATCGCACTTCGACCCGTCGCTCACAAACACCTCGTCATCCGCCACCTCCAGCCCCCGCGCCCGGAAATCATGCTCCGCAATGGCCGCCCGCAAAAACTCATAACCCTGCTCCGGCCCGTACCCGCGAAACGTCTCCCGCCGCGCCATCTCGTCCACCGCCCGGTGCAGCGCGGCAATGCACGCCGCCGGCAGCGGCTCCGTCACATCCCCTATCCCGCACCGCACCACCCGCGGCGCCAGCTCCGGATGCTGCTCGCCAAAGGCCTTCACCCGCCGGGCAATCTCCGGAAACAAATAGCCCGCCTTCAATTTCAAATAATGCGCATTCAGGTATGCCATAATAATGCCGCAAAGTTTGCAACCCCCACCCCGCCCTACCGCAGCGCCGCCTGCAAACGCGGCAGCAGCTCCTCAATCCGCACCCGCTCCTGCTCCCCCGTGTCCCGATGCCGCAGAGTCACCGTATCCTTCAACTCGGGCGTCTCGCCCAACGTGTCAAAATCAATCGTCACGCAGAACGGCGTGCCCGCCTCGTCCTGCCGCGCATAACGCCGCCCTATCGAGCCGGCCTCGTCATAAAACGCCAGCATCTCCCCCCGCAGCCGCGCATACACCTCCCGCGCCCGCGCCACCAGCTCCGGCTTGTTCTTCAACAGCGGAAACACCGCCACCTTGATCGGCGCCACCCGCGGATGCAACCGCAGCACCACCCGCGTCTCCTTCTTCCCCTTCTCATCCACCGTCTCCTCCTCGTGGTAGGCGTTGCAGAGCAGCGCCAGCACCAGCCGATCCACCCCCGCCGACGGCTCGATCACGTGCGGTATGTAGCTCCCCCGCGCCAGCTTCTCAAAATACTGCTGCCCCGCCTGCTCCGCCTGCGCCCGCGCCTCCGCCTCCCCCAGCCCCTTCTTCTGCAGCGCGGCCGCCTTCTCCTCCACAAACCGCCGTTGCAGCGCCGCCCGCTGCTCCTCCCCCAGATTCTTCCACGCCGTCCGCACCTCCTCGTCAAACACCTCCATGCTCTTGCCGCTGTGCTTCTGATGCTGCGACAAATCAAAGTCCCCCCGCGCCGCGATGCCCTCCAGCTCCTGCGTCCCGAAGGGAAACTGATACAAAATGTCCACCGTCGCCTTCGCGTAATGCGCCAGCTCCTCCGGCTTCTGCCAGTACTCCTCCAGCCGCGCGCGCGGCAGCCCGATGCTCTCGTAAAAACGCATCCGCTCCTCCACCCAGTACTTGTGCCACACCTCCCACCCCCAGTTGGCCTGCGGCTCCCCCGGATGCCCCGGGGCCGCCACCTGCGCCACCGCCCCCGCCTGCGCCGCCACCGCCTCGTCCGGCTTGATGAAAAACTCCAGCTCCATCTGCTCAAACTCCCGCGAGCGGAAGGTGAAATTGCGGGGCGTCACCTCGTTGCGAAAGGCCTTCCCCATCTGCGCAATCCCAAACGGCACCTTCATGCGCGAGGTCTCCAGCACGTTCTTGAACTGCGCAAAAATCGCCTGCGCCGTCTCCGGCCGCAAATACGCCACATTCTCCTCGTCCGCCACCGGCCCCACGTACGTCTTGAACATCAAATTGAACGGCCGCGGCTCGGTCAGCAGCGACCCGTTCTCCGGATTGAACCGCTGCGAATTCTCCACCTTCTCCGTCCGCTCCCCCAGCAGCTCGATGGAGCCTTCCTTCCCCAGCCCCCGCTCCCGGTAATACTGCACCGCCGTCTTCCGCGCGCTCTCCGGCGGCTTGCCCGGCGTCAACAGCACCGCGTATGGCTCCTGCACCTCCCGCCCCGTCGCCGTGTTGCGCGCCCCGCTGTAATGATACGCAATCCCGGACTGCGGCTCGATTTGATCCGCCCGAAACCGCTTCTTCGTCAGCAGACAGTCGCACATCGGATCGCTGAACGTGTCCACATGCCCCGACGCCTTCCAAATCTGCGGATGCATGATGATCGTCGCGTCCAATCCCACCACGTCCTCCCGCCGGTGCACCATCCACCGCCACCACTGCTCCCGCACGTTGCGCTTCAGCTCCGCCCCCAGCGGGCCGTAGTCCCAAAAACCGTTGATGCCGCCGTAGATCTCCGACGACGGATAAATGAACCCCCGCCGCTTGCACAGCGACACGATCTTCTCCATCAACTCATTGCTTTTCGCTTCTGCCATAAAAACCCGCAGTTTTGGGCAAGCCCCGCCCCCTGTCAAGCGGACGCATCGCGCACCCCGCCCGCCCCGGGCCAAACACGCCCCCCTTGAAAACGCGCGCGGGCCGGGTTTCCGCCCGGCCCGCCGC
The window above is part of the Verrucomicrobiia bacterium genome. Proteins encoded here:
- a CDS encoding LL-diaminopimelate aminotransferase, which produces MAYLNAHYLKLKAGYLFPEIARRVKAFGEQHPELAPRVVRCGIGDVTEPLPAACIAALHRAVDEMARRETFRGYGPEQGYEFLRAAIAEHDFRARGLEVADDEVFVSDGSKCDCGNILDILGHQNTVAIPDPVYPVYVDTNVMAGHTGPADETGAYAGLRYLPCTPANGFVPEPPREPVDVIYLCSPNNPTGAVATRGQLQAWVEYALRHGSLILFDAAYEAYIGDAGLPHSIYEIPGARECAIEFRSFSKNGGFTGVRCAYTVVPKTLLAMDDQGQRRPLHPLWNRRMATKFNGVSYMVQRAAEALYTPEGQAQVRQLIEHYMGNARLLREGLQAGGLTVYGGQNAPYLWVKAPPGWTSWQAFDALLQQIQVVVTPGSGFGAQGEGYFRVSSFNSRANAEEAARRFRAMQW
- a CDS encoding glycine--tRNA ligase, with amino-acid sequence MAEAKSNELMEKIVSLCKRRGFIYPSSEIYGGINGFWDYGPLGAELKRNVREQWWRWMVHRREDVVGLDATIIMHPQIWKASGHVDTFSDPMCDCLLTKKRFRADQIEPQSGIAYHYSGARNTATGREVQEPYAVLLTPGKPPESARKTAVQYYRERGLGKEGSIELLGERTEKVENSQRFNPENGSLLTEPRPFNLMFKTYVGPVADEENVAYLRPETAQAIFAQFKNVLETSRMKVPFGIAQMGKAFRNEVTPRNFTFRSREFEQMELEFFIKPDEAVAAQAGAVAQVAAPGHPGEPQANWGWEVWHKYWVEERMRFYESIGLPRARLEEYWQKPEELAHYAKATVDILYQFPFGTQELEGIAARGDFDLSQHQKHSGKSMEVFDEEVRTAWKNLGEEQRAALQRRFVEEKAAALQKKGLGEAEARAQAEQAGQQYFEKLARGSYIPHVIEPSAGVDRLVLALLCNAYHEEETVDEKGKKETRVVLRLHPRVAPIKVAVFPLLKNKPELVARAREVYARLRGEMLAFYDEAGSIGRRYARQDEAGTPFCVTIDFDTLGETPELKDTVTLRHRDTGEQERVRIEELLPRLQAALR